Proteins encoded in a region of the Mycolicibacterium duvalii genome:
- a CDS encoding M24 family metallopeptidase, whose protein sequence is MTTSTRAGVTQIARTGYTWLDIPDEPDFARMRREAGARLRAAMVEQGVDALVLLGNGNVMYATGISWPLADAGLSHVERPVAVVLADDEHPHLFLPFREGAAMESGLPDDHLHGAVYLEFDEGVADFAQILAGLIRAGATVATDELTGAMRRAGSALFPSAPVDAGPVVGAAKLVKTIDQIACVRRACQITEEAVAEIQQALAPGARQIDLSAQFVRRAFELGATTNMFDSIWQAMPTSKAEGTWTTTGDLALPLLTTERELAQGDVLWTDVSIAYHGFCSDHGRTWIVGQDPTPAQQKQFQRWAEIVDAVLAVTKAGATCGDLGRAATVAAGGQKPWLPHFYLGHGIGTSAAEMPMIGTDLGQEWDDNFVFPAGMLLVFEPTVWEDGTGGYRGEEIVVVTEDGWMPLTEYPYDPYEVPRGN, encoded by the coding sequence ATGACGACCTCGACCCGAGCCGGCGTCACCCAGATCGCCCGGACCGGCTACACGTGGCTGGACATCCCCGATGAGCCGGATTTCGCGCGGATGCGCCGGGAGGCCGGCGCTCGTCTGCGCGCCGCGATGGTCGAACAGGGCGTCGATGCCCTGGTGCTGCTGGGCAACGGCAACGTCATGTACGCCACCGGCATCAGCTGGCCGCTGGCCGACGCGGGCCTGTCCCATGTGGAGCGTCCGGTCGCGGTCGTGCTGGCCGACGACGAGCACCCACACCTGTTCCTGCCCTTCCGCGAAGGCGCGGCCATGGAGTCCGGGCTCCCCGACGATCACCTGCACGGGGCGGTCTACCTCGAGTTCGACGAAGGCGTGGCCGACTTCGCCCAGATCCTGGCTGGTCTGATTCGGGCCGGCGCGACCGTTGCGACCGACGAACTGACCGGGGCGATGCGGCGGGCCGGCAGCGCGCTGTTTCCCAGCGCGCCGGTGGATGCCGGTCCGGTGGTCGGTGCAGCCAAACTGGTCAAGACGATCGACCAGATCGCGTGCGTCCGGCGGGCCTGTCAGATCACCGAAGAGGCCGTCGCCGAGATCCAGCAGGCGCTCGCGCCGGGGGCGCGCCAGATCGACCTGTCCGCACAGTTTGTGCGCCGTGCCTTCGAACTGGGCGCCACCACCAACATGTTCGACTCGATCTGGCAGGCCATGCCGACGTCGAAGGCCGAGGGCACCTGGACCACCACCGGGGACCTGGCGCTGCCGTTGCTGACCACCGAGCGGGAACTTGCCCAGGGCGATGTGCTGTGGACTGACGTGTCGATCGCCTACCACGGATTTTGTTCCGACCACGGCCGCACCTGGATCGTCGGTCAGGATCCGACTCCGGCGCAGCAGAAGCAGTTCCAGAGGTGGGCCGAGATCGTCGATGCGGTGCTCGCGGTGACCAAGGCCGGCGCGACCTGCGGTGACCTCGGGCGCGCGGCGACCGTAGCCGCCGGTGGGCAGAAGCCGTGGCTGCCGCACTTCTACCTGGGCCACGGCATCGGCACCAGCGCGGCCGAAATGCCGATGATCGGAACCGATCTCGGCCAGGAGTGGGATGACAACTTCGTCTTCCCCGCCGGGATGCTGTTGGTGTTCGAGCCGACCGTCTGGGAGGACGGCACCGGAGGCTACCGCGGCGAGGAGATCGTGGTGGTCACCGAGGACGGCTGGATGCCGTTGACCGAGTATCCCTACGATCCGTACGAGGTGCCCCGTGGGAACTGA